Part of the Juglans regia cultivar Chandler chromosome 14, Walnut 2.0, whole genome shotgun sequence genome, gcagaagTATTAAGGAAAGATGAAGAACTTCAAAAAAGAGAAGCAGAGTTCGGGAAGAGGGAGTTGGCACTCCATAACGATCAAGCCCAGTTTCGCCGTCAGGAAGCCGACATGCTGCATGCACGCAAACTATTTCTTGTACTTTGGCTAATagccatatttatttacttgtatttgatACTCTCACTGCGTTGACgagtttgtatttgtattttataagaACTTAGCGTTTGTAAGTCGagactttaaaattatgtatttcAGACAATATTCTGATTTGTATTTGATCTTCAATCCTGAGACTTTATTTTGTCTGAACGTGCCACTACTTATTAAAAAGTATGTATATGCGTGAAAATGACTTACTAGCCTGATCATTTTGTCAGAACATTTGACAGGAATAAATTACAGGTTTATTGATTTACTTTTTTCCACGTTGACATAAGAGGTAATATCAAACACAGTATAATTTACAAACCAACAACTGATGACAGTCACATTCAATCAAAACTACATAAATTAAGTACTTGGATACAAACTCCAACTTACATATATAGCGTACTTGGATACAAAATGTGCAAAACGTGGGCTCAAATACCAAGCCGCATTTACAAAACGAATACTTTTACCACTAATACATAGTCTACTCCAAAACTCTAACACTAACACGCAAATTCCTACGTTTCACCCCTAACACACATGCCAACAAACTACATCCAACCCAAATTCAACACACAACATAAGTAAACATAATAGATCTCTAAAATTTTGCTACAAGACGATGCTTGGCTGCGTTCCATCTACCATCTCCGGTTGTGTTCCATCCATTCCTAGTTGCATCTGTGAACataatataagataaagtaaaacccacataaaaaacaacgaactatataataaaatgatttctcAAGTGGTAATTGTATACTTTCTTGTGTCCCTATCACTGGATGTTGTCCACTTTCTTGTGTTCCCATCACTGGATGTTGTCCACTTTCTTCATTGACCATTATGGGAGTTTGTACATTTTCTTGCATCCTCATTTCCGATAGGCCGAGTTGGTTTTCACTGCTTTCCAATAGTTCGGTGTCCAATCTACGCCTCTGACAACATAGAAAATATGAATGAGTTCACAAGTAAGTGAAAGTAATAGTATATTATCAAATACTCGAATATGAACATTAGGTAATAATGACAATAATTATGCTCTCACCAGTCTACTTTTTCCCTTATCTTGTTTCTTATTCGCAgccttagttttaattttcttcactCGTTCCTCCATCCTCGACATCCTCCTCTTACACGGGGGTCTTCCCTTGCCTCTGACAACATGGGGACTTAGCACATTTTTGGAACTTCCTTCCGTGACTGCATTCACGGTACTTCCTCCAACATTGAGATCTATGTTGGAGGGCTTCGATGTGCGCCATACATCATTCATCGCATACAAGTTCGAAATCATTTCCTGAGTATGTCCATCGCACGAAACTGCATTTGTTATTAcctcattgaaagttctcaaaATATGTTTATACCTAACAGTTTCGGGTCTCTGATCAACAGCGTCATAACTGGTCGAAATAATAGTATAAGCCCGTTTTATGTCTTTCCTCCACCGGTCTATTATGTACTTTTCTGGCAATTCACGGACTTTCTTAGCTGAAAAAATGGCAAGAATATGTCTACATATTATCCCTCGCATCTCAAACAACCCACAAACACACTTCGCCTCACACTCGGCCTCATTAAAGTAAAGAGTATACGTAACCTCCTTGATGAAATCTTCAGCCTTAACTTGATCATCGACCGAGTAAGTTGCGATTACTCCATCCATTTTCTCGAAACGACAATGACAGTATATCATTCCCATTATCTCTTGTTGAACCTccttaaattttgcatttgtgTATACATCTTGAAACTTCTTCTCAAGAGACAAGTGTGATATGCAAGGGATAGTGAagttaaatgaattgaagtcaGCTTGGTTTTCGTTCTCAACTTTTTTCTTGAGAGCATTGTCGAACTGATCAACAAACTCTTTAAAGTTTGTTCTGGCATGCACGTAGCCATCGaagaaagcattcatgctctcactgCGTTGAGTTGTACTCGTTCCAGCCCAGAACGAGTTCTTTAAATATACCGGCACCCAAAACTCTTTTTCTGCATATAAGCTTTGCAACCATGCATTTTCATGCAAGTTGAAAGTATCATTGAGGCTTTTCCAAgaattctcaaactcctcaattgTAAGGGAGTCATATACACAAGATAGCAACTTACTTTTCAAGCCACATTTGTATTGACCATGTGAACCAAGTTTCTCAGGGACCTTTCGCAATATGTGCCACAAGCAATATCTATGCCGCGTGTTTGGGAAGACAATGGCGATCACATTTTTCATTGCGCGATCTTGATCTGTAATAATAGCATTCGGCGCTTTTCCATCCATGCAATCAAGCCAAGTTTTAAATAACCAAATAAACGATTCTGTATCATCACTTGAAATAAGGCCTGCACCCAAAATGATTGACTGtccatgatggtttacaccCACAAAAGGTGCAAATGGCATTCCATACCTATTTGTCAAGTATGTGGTATCGAATGTTACCACATCTCCAAAGTAGTTGTATGCCCCTCTACTACGGGGGTCCGCCCAAAACACACTTTTTAGTCTATCATCATCGTCTAATTCCCTGAGGCTGAAAAAACCATCATTCTTGTTTTGCATCCTTCTAAAATACTCAAACAGCGCTTGAGCACCACCTTTACCAAGAAGCAGGTGTCGTGCCTTGTCAATATAGTTACgacaatctttttcttcaaatggtACGTTCTCATACCCACCCGCTTCAGTCACAAGAGCATGGAAACTCTTATTCATCTGTATACCAGCCTCATCATTAGTATCCAACACCCTCTTAACGGACTCGTTAACTTCTCtgttgcatctgaaaaacctggATTTTCTAGGACTGAGCCCATGATTGTGTGTGTTAAAGACGGATGTCACACACAGCTTCCCATCCTTTAACATGACATTCATCCTTACCTTGCAGTCTGTCTTGCTTGTTGGCCGAGGCTTCGAGACGTTTGACGACCTATTCCGTGCCTTGCCACCCCGAGCACATCCCACAGTGACATATTTCACAGTCCcatctttctctcttttactcCTTTGTGTCATTACCGAGGAAACCACATTGCCTTCCGTAATGTTTATAATAATTCATCAACTCAGTCTCCGACTCAAAACACAACCCTGGCTTTGGCTCCTCAGTAATATCAACCCCATCAGTGCCAGTCTCGTTCGTATCAACTGTATTACCCACAGAGGCAGTAGATTGCGCTTCAACTTCTATTGAGTCTGATGTGGCCTCACTAATTTCTTCAACAGAGTTACTTTGCTGCACtatattttcttgtaaattaGTAGAAAAAAGTAtgacatgaaaaaatatgttttgaataataatgtaAAAGACACTGTATGTGGAGAATCCAAGACATCACCTCACTGGCACATGGATATGGGTTGGTAGAAGTTGGAGGAACGAATGCTGGTAAAGCCGAACAAGAGCTAGCAGCAACACTAGCGCTGGTTTGTACACTAGAACTGGCAGCTACACTAGAGCTGACACTACTTGAGGAACTAGACGTGAGAGCGGAAGTAGAGATCCATGGGTGTTGCTGTAGTTTTCCAAAAGGTATGTCGTAAACATAAGCAGTTAGACCAAATATTCAAGTACAACATTAACTACAAAGGCATACTCTACAAAATGATCACCTGGCTGCTCCATGGATATGGGTAGGCAGTTGGAGGAGGTCCCATCATTTGTATAGCGGAACTATACAAGGCAGCAGTACTTGATGCGGCACCGGAACTATTCAAGGCAGCACTACTTGACGCAACACCCAGGCTACTCAAGGTAGCAATACTTGACGCGGCAGCGGAAGTAGAGTTCCATGGGTGTTGCTGTAGTTTTCcagaaaaatttaaacataaataattagacaaaatattcaagtttagaaaattaaagCACACTAACTACAACAAATATTCCAAGAAATGATCACCTGGTTGCTCAATGGATATGGGTAGGCGTTTGAAGGAGGCACAAAAGGTGGTAACCACGCATGAGGCACTGGACCATAGTAACTTGgcatgtaatttgaaaaagttggataaAGTGGTTTTGATATGTTGTCCTAACATATAGCAACATAATGTTAATCAACCCAGTTCGATAATgactacacataaaataaacacacgCCAACTGTTGAAAGAGGTTTACAATACCTGGATTGATGGATTGGTAATAGGAACTGTTATGCGGGATacatcttctttctctttctcattaTCCATCtatctcaataataaaattaagatgCACGCACctacaatattatattaaaatgactttcaatatgacaaaaatattttttttcctattacaCATAGTAACAAGAAGTCAAGATATCCCTTCAGGACTTAGCCTTTAAGACTTAGCTTAGCATCATAATTTAGTCTAcacttttgaaattaaaattttattctatacTAGAAGTCAatctttacaaatatataagtaaactgaaaaatctttacataaatacttgaataagaaaaataatttagttggacacttttatatatatatacaactttttaCTATATTTGTCATTCAGTATTTctttacacaaaaaaattacaatcaatTTCAAACAGAATGCAAATGTTCATCCCAAATAAATTTTTCCCTTTCAGATGCAATCAAGCCACTGGGCGTGCGTTTTCCCTtatcaacaagaaaaaatagactaaaaaaaataaacatctaaaaaaaataaactacatatttttcatttttttcaaacaataaaTCACACTTAATAGTTGCAGCAACTGGATATGGACATTACCAATTTCAAATGGAAATGGGTTGCAACAACTGGGTGCGCTTTTTCCCCTTTCGAAGACTGCAAATGGTCACTCACGGCAGACGGCGTTTCCCCTTCCGCACGAACTGGCGTCGACGGCTTCTGTTTCTCTCGCTCACAGTAGATTTTCACTCACATCTGATTCACTTCACCCACGGCAGATTCACGAAATAAAATCTCCCGCTCGAAGAAAGCTTCTGTTCTGcttttcctttccatttctattgttttacatttcaatttcttttttttttttttaattaattacttatgtGGCAAAATGCCACGTAAGTGTCGTCCGCAGGCAGGCAGGGCAGTTCTCTAAAGAAAAATCGGATCTAAGAACCCAATTCAATTCGGTTTTACCGTTTTTCTAAACACCCCTCCCGGCAACAGTGACTGGTTATTGAGAGTCGAGACCTTTTTATTGTAGAAAAATAGATCTACATTTGGCACATCTTGGCAAGGTTTCAAAGAAGTCGGCCGAGCGATATTTCCACAAACGGGTAGCATTTTATGAGCTATAAATGGAAGGAAACTGGATGCCAAAGAAGCCCGGGGCTTTGTTCCGACGACGCAAACAACCCACttttaatacaaaaatacatCAAAGAGatattttcaacatttcttcagaCAAAAAGAAAGTCTCGCAAAggtcaaaataatttaagacATGTACACACATCCGGGAAACAAAAATGCGAATGAAACATGTGAGTAGATGATGGTTATACTCTTGAACTGTATTGAGGGGGCATTTCTTGTCCCTAGAAAGTCGAAACCCTGAGGGCCCCGGCCGCCCCCCAATTTCACATTTTGTTAGAATTGAGAAGGCAGTGAATGTTAGAGTCGAAGAAGAGAGACGTTCAGATTCCATCTATGTATTTTGGGAGCAACACTCTTGGAACATCTGGAGCATCTGCCAGCCTATTTTTGATCAATTGAAGCATTCAACCAGCACCAAAAATCTATTCTATCCATCAATGTCATGATTTCATATGACTTGTACAATCACAGCTTAGTTCACCTGCACATAAATTGATGGACGCAATAAAAGCAAATCTATCAGATGATTCCAACtgacaaaaacaaagaatacTAAAAtctacacagatgagatgaaatgagaaatctttaaatagtgagatactttgtgaataataataaaatgacttgagttaaaatgttttattgggttttaggGAATTAGAGATAatgttgaatacaaatattataaagtcaaaatattattagaatataatttttttttatttatttttgttttgaaatttgaaaaagttgaattatttttttgtagtctgtttagaagtttggggaagttgtaataattaagtaatttagatgaaaaatttgaaattaaaaagtacatttgaatggtgtttagatgttgagatggaATAGGATGAGAGGTTGACACCATCTGTGAAACCAAACGGGAAGTTGTTTACAATAACATAATCCCTGGCAGATTATACCAGATAATGGGCAAGCATTCAAGCCATTACTAAGAAATCAGTCTTCATTccgtttgaaaattttgagatcaGATTTTGCAACTTAGGCTGTAGACACATCTGCTGCCAACAATTTTCTGAATACAAGACCTAAAAAAGAATTCAGATAGGGGgaagaggagggagagagaagggaaaaGTATGAGTTTTCACAGGGAAGAGAAACAGTACATGCTCACAAACTCTGCCACAAAACATGTAGCCACTCTAAGACAGATATACCCAGGGTTTAAAAGAGTTTGGTACTTACCCGATCGCAGCCAGACCCCATATCTTTCAGGAGTTTTTGGCACTTCATCGGACTGTTGAGATCGGTTATGAATTGTGAGTCAGTGACATCCCCTCAATATGGCGCTACCAAATTGCACAAGATTATTTTCGTGTTTAGTTTAAGCACTGCCAGCCATGCAAAAAGTATCACCTGACAAGAATTACATCCCAAATGTCCTGTTATAAAGATCACCAGAGCTCGGCATCCGATACTTTGAATCTTCATAGCcggtataaaatttattataccCCAGTCTATCATTTCTTAGGAGCTCTGTCATACCCAGACCATTCCCACCTTGAACTTCATTCCAACTGTCCCAGTGGCCATTAGACATAAGTGCATTTCTAGACTGTTGGAGGGACAGCTGTGCAGCAAAAGGGGATAGGTTGCTCGCTTGTGATTGATCCGCAAGCCTTGTAGAAAGGCCATAAGAATTGCTACGATGTGAAAAATTATCATCAATGTCAGCAAATCTCCTGTTCTGCTGCGGGGACAGCGAGCTTTGCATCAATAGCTGAAATCTGGAGTCATTTTCAAAGGCACTTAATTGTGGAGGGAAAGTTGATCTCATGTCTAAGCCTGGATTGATAAGCCCACCTTGAAGTCTCCCTTCACCCACAGCCAAAATTGCAGGATCCATAAACTCAATATCACCAGTATTAACAATATTTCCAGTGGGCATCGTCTGATATGAGTTTCTCAACAAGGAGGATGTGTCAAGCAAATGATTCCCTGACAAGTAAAAGACAAAAGTAAATTACCTAATCATATGAACATGGAAGAGATGTAAAAAACCTAGTTAAACATCAGgataaacaatatataaaactaaCCAGTCATGGGGTCAAGTGCCTGGTCCATTCTCTTGCTAGAGGAAAAACCCGGTGGTGGTGCCCTGCTTGGCATAGAGAATCCAGGTGGGGCTGAAATTTGTGCTCTAGAAACACCTGAAAAATATTGGTAAATTAAGCTCCTCATTTAGTTGATTTCCAACCCCAAACCTTGGACAACACAGAATGTAATCAATAGAAGATTGCACAAAAGCAGAAGCTGCAATTAGATGACTGAAACCCACCAATATAAATAACAGAAAGTGAATCAAAAGTTCAGGAAACTAAATAAGACTCACCAGAAAGCTTATTAGGAGAGAAAACGGGATGAATGTTGGCAAAATTCTCAGATTCTTCAAAATTTCGGGAAGAGAAGCCATTGCCAATCCCTTGTTTGTCCAAATATAAATCTCTTCCACCACAATACTGGCTGAATGATCGGTTCATTGGCAATTGCTCAAAGGCATCGAAAGATTGCTGTACATCAAAAGGTTGACTTCTCGATTCCTCATGCCTTGCAAAAGAAAACCTGGACTGATTGTTGTTTGGTGCTTTCCAGGAACCTGATATTATGTGAGAACCAGACTGTTTATCACTTTCCCTAAACAAATTAGCCAGATTCTGAGGGGATGCCAACGACTCACCCCATGTGTCACAGTCCATTGATAATATATTTGAGATTATACTGCTCTCTCCTTTATCTACACCAGCAGCATTGCCCTCATTATTCGTCACACCACCCAGGAAACTTCTCATTTGCTTCCTTTTATTGTCATTTGGATGCAAAAAGGAATGCTCCAAGGTCATATCCAAACCAGACGCATTGTTGACCAAGTTCTCAGGGAAAGCATTAGAAATCACTGAAATGCTAGATGAATCTAGAAGCAAACCATCGTTAACTCTATTATCCACAGATATCGGACGATCGGCATTTAAACTAAGTGCACCATAATCCTCACCATGCTGAAGAGGATGAGACCTTGAAACATGGAACGAATTACCCAAATTGGTTAGATAGGTAGACCTACTTACAACTTCTGGATCCTTGAGTCTTTGACTCTCAAAAGATAGTATATCATCTTCTACTTCAGAAGATGTATCTTGTATTCCTTGAGTACGTGAATCTGATTTACAGTCATATTGTTCTCTCGATACATACACCC contains:
- the LOC108989635 gene encoding protein FAR1-RELATED SEQUENCE 5-like, producing the protein MPFAPFVGVNHHGQSIILGAGLISSDDTESFIWLFKTWLDCMDGKAPNAIITDQDRAMKNVIAIVFPNTRHRYCLWHILRKVPEKLGSHGQYKCGLKSKLLSCVYDSLTIEEFENSWKSLNDTFNLHENAWLQSLYAEKEFWVPVYLKNSFWAGTSTTQRSESMNAFFDGYVHARTNFKEFVDQFDNALKKKVENENQADFNSFNFTIPCISHLSLEKKFQDVYTNAKFKEVQQEIMGMIYCHCRFEKMDGVIATYSVDDQVKAEDFIKEVTYTLYFNEAECEAKCVCGLFEMRGIICRHILAIFSAKKVRELPEKYIIDRWRKDIKRAYTIISTSYDAVDQRPETVRYKHILRTFNEVITNAVSCDGHTQEMISNLYAMNDVWRTSKPSNIDLNVGGSTVNAVTEGSSKNVLSPHVVRGKGRPPCKRRMSRMEERVKKIKTKAANKKQDKGKSRLRRRLDTELLESSENQLGLSEMRMQENVQTPIMVNEESGQHPVMGTQESGQHPVIGTQENATRNGWNTTGDGRWNAAKHRLVAKF
- the LOC108989624 gene encoding putative protein TPRXL, translated to MDNEKEKEDVSRITVPITNPSIQDNISKPLYPTFSNYMPSYYGPVPHAWLPPFVPPSNAYPYPLSNQQHPWNSTSAAASSIATLSSLGVASSSAALNSSGAASSTAALYSSAIQMMGPPPTAYPYPWSSQQHPWISTSALTSSSSSSVSSSVAASSSVQTSASVAASSCSALPAFVPPTSTNPYPCASEQSNSVEEISEATSDSIEVEAQSTASVGNTVDTNETGTDGVDITEEPKPGLCFESETELMNYYKHYGRQCGFLGNDTKE